In a genomic window of Nodosilinea sp. E11:
- the hpsU gene encoding hormogonium polysaccharide biosynthesis acetyltransferase HpsU — protein MMVPFPSASHNAPPSPADISQGPALEQRPWVSLDAYDQSNYNPGRSKGIILLWWLLQAIIFPLTPHASHGPRRWLLRRFGATVGQGVVIRPTARFTYPWHVTIGDHSWIGDDVVLYSLTTIKIGNHCVISQKSYLCTGSHDISDPRFGLLVAPVIVENGAWVATDCFIAPGVTIGANSVVGARSSVFKSLPPGQVCYGNPCRPVAPRKLR, from the coding sequence ATGATGGTTCCTTTTCCTTCTGCCTCCCACAATGCTCCCCCCTCACCGGCTGATATCTCCCAGGGGCCAGCCCTAGAGCAGCGCCCCTGGGTAAGCCTTGATGCCTATGACCAGTCGAACTACAATCCGGGGCGATCGAAGGGAATTATTTTGCTCTGGTGGCTACTGCAAGCCATAATTTTTCCCCTGACGCCCCATGCGTCCCACGGCCCTAGGCGATGGCTGCTGAGACGGTTTGGAGCCACCGTTGGCCAAGGAGTGGTGATTCGGCCAACGGCACGGTTTACCTACCCGTGGCATGTGACGATTGGCGACCACAGCTGGATTGGCGATGACGTAGTGCTCTATAGCCTGACCACTATCAAGATTGGCAATCACTGCGTGATTTCGCAGAAAAGCTATCTCTGTACCGGCAGCCACGATATCAGTGATCCGCGATTTGGGTTACTGGTAGCTCCCGTCATCGTTGAAAACGGAGCATGGGTAGCCACCGACTGCTTTATAGCTCCTGGGGTGACCATAGGGGCCAACAGTGTGGTGGGGGCGCGCAGCAGCGTCTTTAAGTCGCTGCCACCGGGCCAGGTGTGCTACGGCAACCCCTGCCGACCAGTTGCCCCGCGCAAACTGAGGTAG
- a CDS encoding trehalase family glycosidase, with amino-acid sequence MISPTQTSLSSPTIAAIKTYIRDRWQRLSRSHDQLLDAAYDEKIEHERNGLWLVYISGQEDSDRVIEHLQKTVPPEDMEKISIRSLPLECEQIESHGLLYLPGEYVVPGGRFNELYGWDSYFILLGLMHDQEYALAKSLIEQLLYEVKHYGTVLNANRTYYLNRSQPPLLSRMVLEWYGHCQDADWLLSTLPQLESYYYYWVVPPHLNQATGLSRYFAVADGPAPEVLYSEIDDQGRSHFDRVKEFYRDNTVTDYDVSLYYDREQDELTELFYTGDRAMRESGFDPTDRFGPFSVDIIHYAPVCLNVLLHQVEQDLAQIHDILGNTALADQWRDRSDYRKGLIDKYLWNDEKGFYLDYNFRERCHCRYEYATAFYPLWAGIASPEQAQRLVDNLPQFEAPGGFKTSNVVSGNQWDAPFGWAPFQYFVVKGLLRYGYKAEALRLAEKFVSLLVKDFERCGVLLEKYDIEACTGDVSGKIKFGYNTNEVGFGWTNAVFLELLTLLEQEQH; translated from the coding sequence ATGATCTCGCCCACTCAAACCAGTCTCAGTTCACCCACCATCGCGGCAATTAAAACCTACATTCGAGATCGATGGCAACGCCTCTCTCGCTCCCACGATCAGCTGCTAGACGCAGCCTATGACGAAAAAATTGAGCACGAACGCAACGGCCTCTGGCTGGTGTATATCTCTGGTCAAGAAGATAGTGACCGGGTGATAGAGCATCTGCAAAAGACTGTTCCCCCCGAAGACATGGAAAAAATTTCCATCCGCAGTCTGCCCCTGGAGTGTGAGCAAATTGAAAGCCACGGCCTGCTCTATTTGCCCGGCGAATACGTCGTTCCCGGAGGACGCTTTAACGAACTCTACGGCTGGGATAGCTACTTCATTTTGCTGGGCCTGATGCATGACCAAGAATATGCCCTGGCCAAGAGCTTAATTGAGCAGTTGCTCTATGAGGTCAAGCACTACGGCACTGTGCTCAACGCCAACCGCACTTACTACCTCAACCGATCACAGCCGCCGTTGCTATCGCGCATGGTGCTCGAATGGTATGGGCATTGCCAAGATGCCGACTGGTTACTGAGCACTCTGCCGCAGCTCGAAAGCTACTACTACTACTGGGTCGTGCCCCCCCACCTCAACCAGGCCACCGGGCTATCGCGCTACTTTGCTGTCGCCGATGGTCCAGCTCCCGAAGTATTGTACTCAGAAATTGATGACCAAGGCCGTAGCCATTTTGATCGCGTCAAGGAGTTTTATCGCGACAATACCGTCACCGATTACGATGTCTCGCTCTACTACGATCGCGAACAAGACGAACTCACTGAGCTGTTCTACACAGGCGATCGCGCCATGCGAGAATCGGGCTTCGATCCCACCGATCGCTTTGGGCCCTTTAGCGTCGACATCATTCACTACGCGCCAGTTTGTCTCAATGTACTGCTGCACCAGGTCGAGCAAGATCTAGCCCAAATTCACGACATTTTAGGCAACACTGCCCTAGCCGATCAATGGCGCGATCGCTCAGACTACCGCAAAGGGTTAATCGACAAATATTTATGGAATGACGAAAAGGGCTTCTACCTCGACTACAACTTTCGAGAACGCTGCCACTGCCGCTACGAATACGCCACCGCCTTTTATCCCCTCTGGGCGGGTATTGCCTCCCCAGAACAAGCCCAGCGATTAGTGGACAACCTCCCCCAATTTGAAGCCCCAGGTGGTTTTAAAACCAGTAATGTTGTTTCCGGTAACCAATGGGATGCTCCCTTTGGCTGGGCACCCTTTCAATATTTTGTTGTCAAAGGTCTGCTGCGCTACGGCTACAAAGCCGAGGCCCTACGCCTAGCCGAAAAATTTGTTTCCTTACTGGTCAAAGACTTTGAGCGCTGCGGTGTGCTGCTCGAAAAATATGATATTGAAGCCTGTACCGGCGACGTGTCTGGCAAAATCAAATTTGGCTATAACACGAATGAAGTCGGCTTCGGCTGGACCAACGCTGTCTTCCTCGAACTCCTCACCCTGCTAGAACAAGAACAACACTAA
- the treY gene encoding malto-oligosyltrehalose synthase has product MRIPTATYRIQFNPEFGFAAAQDIVDYLKSLGVSDIYASPIFNARKGSTHGYDVVDPSQLNPELGGEAAFGPLIDTLHHHGMGWLQDIVPNHMAYDGQNPYLMDVMEYGPDSEYFNFFDIEWEGPEELGGKVLAPMLGDFYDRCLERGEIQLSYDETGLSVNYYGLRFPVRIESYGRFLSYQSGRLAQHLDKSDRTFVKISGILYLVKNAIVDLSGREYRDQAQFAKGLLWDVYQESDEVREFIDQNLILFNGIPDQPSSFDLLDEMLSEQFYRLSFWKVGAEELNYRRFFTVNELICLKVDDEQVFNQTHDLIIQMVKLGKFNGVRIDHIDGLYDPTTYLERLRDRLGDTYIVIEKILETEETLPDEWPIQGTSGYDSLIQLNGVFCQQDHQDAFTRLYQQLTGEATSYTELVSAKKRLIADTNLVGDINNLARFLKRVCQQYRYGRDLTLYGLRTAIEEVLIAFPIYCTYVNDKGISERDIAYVEEAIEAARKRIPQLINELNLIEKFLSLNFEGSLPEEERAQWLHFVMRLQQFTGPLMAKGVEDTLFYGYNRFISLNEVGGSPGHFGLSLRQFHQRQHQRQQQWPHAINATSTHDTKRSEDVRARLNVLSELPAEWETAVNIWRSLNGSHKKVAHDRVVPDANDEYFLYQTLVGAFPFDDQELPSFCDRIADYVVKAVREAKVHTAWLRPDADYEDGYVAFARAILTPGENNLFLPEFRKFQQRIADYGIYNSLSQVVLKLMLPGVPDIYQGQDLWDFSLVDPDNRRPVDYGLRRHWLHELKQWAAGDRPGLLQNLLEYRQDGRIKLWVTHCGLSARQAYPDLFEQGDYQPLFARGDAEENIVAFARQWGNQSIVAIAPRFLTSLIEPGEYPTGKVWGNTTLALPSSAHQWKNWITGEPVVPVQGNPWEDIPLSELLAQFPVAILIGEGAK; this is encoded by the coding sequence ATGCGTATTCCCACCGCTACCTATCGCATTCAGTTCAACCCCGAGTTTGGGTTTGCTGCGGCCCAAGACATTGTCGACTACCTCAAAAGCTTAGGGGTGTCCGATATTTATGCCTCGCCGATCTTTAACGCCCGTAAGGGCAGCACCCACGGCTATGACGTGGTCGATCCGAGTCAGCTCAATCCTGAGCTGGGGGGTGAAGCGGCGTTTGGACCGCTGATCGACACGCTGCACCACCACGGCATGGGTTGGCTACAGGATATTGTGCCCAATCACATGGCCTATGATGGTCAAAATCCTTACCTCATGGATGTCATGGAGTATGGGCCTGACTCAGAGTATTTCAACTTTTTTGACATTGAGTGGGAAGGGCCAGAGGAGTTGGGCGGCAAGGTTTTGGCCCCGATGCTGGGAGATTTTTACGATCGCTGTTTAGAGCGTGGTGAAATTCAGCTCAGCTACGATGAAACTGGGCTCAGCGTCAACTATTACGGCCTGCGGTTTCCGGTGCGGATTGAGTCTTACGGGCGGTTTTTGAGCTATCAATCGGGGCGACTGGCGCAGCATCTCGACAAGAGCGATCGCACCTTTGTCAAAATCTCCGGCATTTTGTATCTGGTCAAAAATGCCATTGTCGATCTTTCCGGGCGCGAGTATCGCGATCAGGCCCAGTTTGCCAAAGGGCTGTTGTGGGATGTTTACCAAGAGAGCGACGAAGTCCGCGAATTTATCGATCAAAACCTAATTCTTTTTAACGGCATTCCCGATCAACCCAGCAGTTTTGATCTGCTTGACGAAATGCTCTCCGAGCAGTTTTATCGTCTCTCCTTTTGGAAGGTGGGGGCAGAGGAACTCAACTACCGACGGTTTTTTACCGTCAATGAGCTAATTTGCCTCAAGGTAGACGATGAGCAGGTCTTTAATCAGACCCACGACCTGATTATTCAAATGGTCAAATTGGGAAAGTTTAACGGAGTCAGAATTGATCACATCGATGGGTTGTACGATCCGACTACGTACTTAGAGCGCCTGCGCGATCGCCTGGGTGATACCTATATTGTGATCGAAAAAATTCTTGAAACCGAAGAAACCCTGCCTGACGAATGGCCCATTCAGGGCACCTCCGGCTACGACTCTCTAATCCAGCTCAACGGCGTATTCTGCCAACAAGATCACCAAGATGCGTTTACCCGTCTCTACCAACAGCTCACGGGCGAAGCGACCTCCTATACAGAGTTGGTCAGCGCCAAAAAACGACTGATTGCTGACACCAACTTGGTGGGCGACATCAACAACCTGGCCCGATTTCTCAAGCGGGTTTGCCAGCAATACCGCTATGGGCGAGACCTTACCCTCTACGGTCTGCGCACGGCTATTGAGGAGGTGCTGATTGCTTTTCCGATCTACTGTACCTACGTCAATGACAAAGGTATTTCTGAACGCGATATTGCCTACGTAGAAGAGGCCATTGAAGCAGCCAGAAAGCGTATTCCCCAGCTGATCAATGAACTCAACTTGATTGAGAAATTTCTGTCGTTAAACTTTGAAGGCTCTCTGCCCGAGGAAGAGCGAGCCCAGTGGCTTCACTTTGTCATGCGCCTTCAGCAGTTTACTGGTCCGCTGATGGCCAAAGGGGTAGAAGATACCTTGTTCTACGGCTACAACCGCTTTATTAGCCTAAATGAAGTAGGTGGGTCGCCAGGGCATTTTGGCCTGTCGCTGCGGCAGTTTCACCAACGTCAACACCAGCGACAGCAGCAGTGGCCCCACGCCATCAACGCCACCTCTACCCACGACACCAAGCGCAGCGAAGATGTGCGGGCGCGGCTCAATGTGTTGTCTGAACTGCCCGCTGAGTGGGAGACTGCGGTCAATATCTGGCGCAGCCTCAACGGTAGCCACAAGAAAGTAGCCCACGATCGCGTCGTACCCGATGCCAACGACGAGTATTTTCTCTACCAAACCTTGGTGGGGGCTTTCCCTTTTGATGATCAGGAGTTGCCTAGCTTTTGCGATCGCATTGCTGACTATGTCGTTAAAGCGGTGCGCGAAGCCAAAGTCCATACCGCCTGGCTACGGCCAGACGCTGACTATGAAGATGGCTATGTGGCCTTTGCCCGCGCCATTCTCACCCCCGGCGAAAACAATCTGTTTCTGCCAGAATTCCGTAAATTTCAGCAGCGCATTGCTGACTACGGCATCTACAACTCGCTGTCTCAGGTGGTGCTCAAGCTCATGCTGCCGGGGGTGCCCGACATTTACCAAGGCCAAGACCTGTGGGATTTTAGCCTGGTAGACCCCGACAATCGCCGCCCTGTCGACTACGGCCTGCGTCGCCACTGGCTGCACGAATTGAAGCAATGGGCCGCAGGCGATCGCCCTGGCCTGCTGCAAAACCTGCTGGAGTATCGTCAAGATGGGCGGATCAAACTGTGGGTTACCCACTGCGGCCTCTCAGCCCGTCAGGCCTACCCCGATTTGTTTGAGCAGGGCGACTACCAACCGCTGTTTGCTCGAGGAGATGCCGAAGAGAATATTGTGGCCTTTGCCCGCCAGTGGGGGAATCAGTCGATCGTGGCGATCGCCCCCCGCTTTCTCACCAGTCTGATCGAGCCCGGCGAGTACCCCACCGGCAAAGTGTGGGGCAATACCACCCTGGCTCTACCCTCTAGCGCCCACCAGTGGAAAAACTGGATTACCGGCGAGCCGGTAGTCCCCGTTCAGGGCAATCCCTGGGAAGACATCCCCCTGTCCGAGCTACTGGCCCAATTTCCGGTTGCCATTCTCATCGGCGAGGGGGCCAAATAA
- the treZ gene encoding malto-oligosyltrehalose trehalohydrolase: MTARNRVGAILQQDGQCHFTLWGPELDAVELRLLSPQESAFTMEKSEEGYWSTTVENVAPGTHYLYCVNGADLRPDPASFYQPEGVHGPSAVVDLNEYEWGDRDWQNIPWSDYVIYELHIGTFTPEGTFEAAIAQLSDLKNLGITAIEILPVAQFPGERNWGYDGVYPYATQNSYGGPTGFKRLVDACHQQGIAVILDVVYNHFGPEGNYTGSYGPYTTDKYNTPWGNAINFDDTWCDGVRHYCIENALYWLREFHVDGLRLDAIHAIYDFGAKHVLADMAEAAAALSEQLGKPLYLTAESDLNNTRIIRPVDQGGFALRAQWSDDFHHALHTLLTGERYGYYQDFGTCTALATAIRDRFVYSGTYSPFRRRRHGNSATDLPSDQFIVCAQNHDQIGNAKGCDRLSKLIPFDALKLSAAVLLTSPYIPLIFMGEEYGETAPFQYFIDHSDPDLIEAVYQGRKREFKEAHGFGEPQPAHEVATFEMSKLNWHQRTEGQHKTLLNFYQRLLELRRQLRLNAPSYSDDITITSDDEKQIIVYERATNNGPLLFLINFNQAVSIIDVALADTNQPWVLKLDSALEQWQGPGSALPEKITEAQSLELPPLGFALYGVT; the protein is encoded by the coding sequence ATGACAGCAAGAAACAGGGTTGGAGCCATTCTGCAACAGGATGGACAGTGTCATTTTACCCTTTGGGGGCCTGAGCTAGATGCGGTTGAGCTACGGCTTCTGTCGCCTCAAGAATCGGCTTTTACGATGGAGAAAAGTGAGGAAGGTTACTGGTCTACTACGGTTGAAAACGTGGCTCCAGGTACTCACTATCTCTACTGTGTCAATGGGGCCGATTTGCGGCCCGATCCGGCATCTTTTTATCAGCCAGAAGGGGTACATGGCCCCTCAGCCGTAGTTGATCTCAATGAGTATGAATGGGGCGATCGCGACTGGCAAAATATTCCCTGGTCAGATTACGTTATCTACGAGCTACATATCGGCACCTTTACTCCTGAGGGTACTTTTGAAGCTGCGATCGCGCAGCTTTCTGACCTCAAAAATTTAGGTATAACGGCGATCGAAATTTTGCCAGTGGCCCAGTTTCCCGGTGAACGAAACTGGGGCTACGACGGCGTATACCCCTACGCCACCCAAAATTCCTACGGCGGCCCAACCGGGTTTAAACGTCTAGTTGATGCCTGCCACCAGCAGGGAATCGCCGTCATTTTAGATGTGGTCTACAACCACTTTGGCCCTGAGGGCAACTACACCGGCAGCTACGGCCCCTACACCACCGATAAATACAATACCCCCTGGGGCAACGCCATTAACTTCGATGACACCTGGTGTGATGGAGTGCGGCATTATTGCATTGAAAACGCCCTCTACTGGCTGCGCGAATTTCACGTCGATGGGCTGCGACTCGATGCTATCCATGCCATCTACGACTTTGGGGCCAAGCATGTGCTGGCCGACATGGCCGAGGCAGCGGCAGCGTTGTCTGAGCAGTTGGGTAAGCCCTTGTATCTGACAGCAGAGAGCGATCTCAACAACACCCGCATTATTCGCCCTGTAGACCAGGGGGGCTTTGCCCTACGAGCCCAGTGGAGCGATGACTTTCACCATGCCCTGCACACCCTGCTAACTGGAGAGCGCTACGGCTATTACCAAGACTTTGGCACCTGTACAGCGCTGGCGACGGCTATCCGCGATCGCTTTGTCTATAGCGGTACCTATTCACCCTTTCGGCGACGACGACACGGCAACTCAGCTACCGACTTGCCCTCAGATCAATTTATTGTCTGCGCCCAAAACCATGACCAAATTGGTAACGCCAAGGGCTGCGATCGCCTCTCCAAACTAATACCCTTTGATGCCCTTAAGCTGTCGGCGGCGGTGCTGCTCACGTCTCCCTACATCCCGCTAATTTTCATGGGTGAAGAATACGGCGAAACGGCACCTTTTCAATACTTTATTGATCACAGCGATCCCGATCTAATCGAAGCCGTTTACCAGGGCCGAAAGCGCGAATTTAAAGAGGCCCATGGGTTTGGCGAACCCCAGCCTGCCCACGAGGTCGCTACGTTTGAAATGTCTAAATTAAATTGGCACCAGCGCACCGAAGGGCAACACAAAACATTGCTGAACTTCTACCAGCGGCTGCTAGAACTGCGGCGACAACTCCGACTCAATGCCCCGTCCTACTCTGACGACATCACCATTACCAGTGACGACGAAAAGCAGATCATTGTCTACGAGCGAGCGACGAATAATGGGCCATTGCTGTTTTTAATCAATTTCAACCAGGCCGTTAGCATCATTGATGTTGCCCTGGCCGATACAAATCAGCCCTGGGTCCTTAAGCTCGATTCTGCTCTCGAGCAGTGGCAAGGACCCGGCTCTGCTTTACCCGAAAAAATTACTGAAGCCCAGTCCTTAGAGCTGCCCCCGCTGGGGTTTGCTCTCTATGGCGTTACCTGA
- the surE gene encoding 5'/3'-nucleotidase SurE: protein MRILIANDDGIYSPGIAALAEVASKFGHVRIVAPDVEMSSAGHSITASRPLSYKRTPLKDFEAYRVNGTPADCVALGAYQWDKVDLVLSGINLGSNLGNSMWHSGTLAAAKQAVLLGLRGIAFSAPVTESEPNFDQLKPALEQVLDLLLTSSELALVNVNFPEQAPLGLRWTRQSVRQYDGQVVASEDPMGRPHFWFTVVPLEAAEPGTDRWAVEQNYVSMTPLRLDLTHEEELARASLTYPCD, encoded by the coding sequence ATGCGGATACTTATTGCTAACGACGACGGCATCTATAGCCCTGGAATTGCGGCCCTGGCTGAGGTAGCTTCTAAGTTTGGGCACGTGCGAATTGTGGCACCCGACGTCGAAATGTCATCGGCGGGGCACTCGATCACTGCCTCGCGCCCCCTCTCTTATAAGCGCACCCCGCTCAAAGACTTTGAGGCCTACCGGGTCAACGGCACCCCGGCTGACTGCGTCGCCCTAGGGGCTTACCAGTGGGACAAAGTGGACCTCGTGCTTTCGGGCATTAACCTGGGCAGCAACCTCGGCAACTCCATGTGGCATTCGGGAACGTTGGCGGCGGCCAAGCAGGCGGTGCTGCTGGGGTTGCGCGGTATTGCCTTTAGCGCACCCGTAACCGAGAGTGAGCCCAATTTTGACCAACTCAAGCCCGCTTTAGAGCAGGTCTTAGACTTACTCCTGACCAGTTCAGAACTGGCCCTGGTCAACGTGAATTTTCCTGAGCAAGCCCCGCTGGGCCTGCGCTGGACTCGCCAGTCGGTGCGGCAGTACGACGGTCAGGTTGTCGCTAGCGAAGACCCGATGGGACGGCCCCACTTCTGGTTTACGGTGGTACCGCTAGAGGCTGCCGAGCCGGGCACCGATCGCTGGGCCGTTGAGCAAAATTATGTCTCAATGACGCCTTTGCGCCTCGATCTAACCCATGAAGAAGAACTGGCGCGGGCCTCATTAACTTATCCCTGCGATTAA
- a CDS encoding diacylglycerol/lipid kinase family protein has protein sequence MKVTLIHNSKAGDDDQPSSEVLLSLLRQAGYEVTYQSPKAQNWADALESPGEFVVVAGGDGTLGKVAKQLVGRQIPIAILPLGTANNIAKTLGLMDSSLEELVAGWTTAKPTQFDGAIAQGEWGSTYVVESLGLGLFTQTMAQADNSSALDQADSAQAELAAVLNLLKQQVSRCSAQSLQVSLDGQDLSGSYLLLEAMNIQYVGPNLHLAAASVDDGLLTVVGVKESEQPQLYEYLDRCLAGEDCPAPFTPYRGKHLRIQGEGFDIHIDDQFLPYHRLMAPSEVTKPNPTVIEVKIDPQALQFLLPAPHSS, from the coding sequence ATGAAAGTCACGCTGATTCATAATTCCAAGGCGGGAGATGACGATCAACCCTCTAGCGAGGTACTTTTGAGTCTCCTGCGTCAGGCTGGCTATGAGGTTACCTACCAATCACCCAAGGCCCAGAATTGGGCTGACGCTTTAGAATCACCCGGTGAGTTTGTGGTGGTCGCAGGGGGAGATGGCACCCTGGGCAAGGTAGCCAAACAGCTAGTGGGGCGACAGATTCCGATCGCTATTTTGCCCCTAGGAACCGCTAACAATATTGCGAAAACATTAGGGTTGATGGACAGTTCTTTAGAAGAATTAGTAGCTGGATGGACAACAGCAAAGCCCACCCAATTTGATGGTGCGATCGCCCAGGGAGAATGGGGATCAACCTATGTTGTAGAAAGTTTGGGGCTAGGGCTATTTACTCAAACGATGGCTCAAGCTGATAACAGTAGCGCTCTCGATCAAGCAGACAGCGCTCAAGCAGAATTAGCAGCCGTTTTAAATCTGTTAAAGCAGCAAGTTTCTCGCTGTTCTGCTCAGTCTTTGCAGGTTTCTCTAGACGGGCAAGACCTCTCCGGCAGCTACCTCTTGCTAGAAGCCATGAATATTCAGTATGTGGGGCCAAACCTTCACCTGGCCGCCGCCAGCGTTGATGACGGGTTGCTGACAGTTGTTGGAGTGAAGGAAAGTGAGCAGCCTCAGCTATACGAGTATTTAGACCGCTGCTTGGCTGGTGAAGACTGCCCGGCTCCCTTCACCCCCTACCGAGGCAAGCATCTACGGATTCAGGGGGAGGGGTTTGACATCCACATAGATGATCAGTTTTTGCCCTACCATCGCTTAATGGCACCCTCTGAGGTCACAAAGCCTAACCCCACAGTTATTGAAGTCAAGATTGACCCCCAAGCCCTACAATTTCTCTTGCCCGCACCCCACTCATCCTGA
- a CDS encoding RluA family pseudouridine synthase, with translation MSREHRLSANRASDEVADYKYQGYCPRTGQQYALPRTALARAVAQGLMAQLQAANPLEGKMYGVLLVQTADRETRVLKAFSGLWQGRSQVAGWVPPIAGREQVALQEARTLDQLATIKDRLLGLQQLPDRKTYARLQDEQARDRTQLNQTHRDRKQTRDRQRQTLAHTLTGAALTEALAALEQASRGDKAELRQFKQQWRDRLTPLETKIQAADAEIAALKQQRRDLSRQLQTEMHAAYRLTNFAGESVALQTLAQRGNLPTGTGDCCAPKLLHAAAQLSLKPLAMAEFWWGPAQSDKQPGEFYGACAERCQPIMGFLLSGLSAQVLASAAIPVGAQHAAPLQPPQTGGIQPGLEITVLYQDPWIIAVDKPAGLLSVPGRYCDRADSVLARLRLTLPQDAFLQPVHRLDQDTSGLLLLALDADTHRQLSQQFAQRQVAKTYQAIVMGQVSNSSGIIDLPLWGDPTQRPRQGVNWQQGKPSQTKFEVLDCEREHTRIAFYPLTGRTHQLRVHAAHPQGLNAPIWGDRLYGQGAPGQRLHLHAQSLQFVHPHRKDAIALNSAVPF, from the coding sequence TTGTCTAGAGAACATCGCCTCTCTGCAAATCGCGCTAGCGACGAAGTAGCGGACTATAAGTATCAGGGCTATTGCCCCCGCACAGGGCAACAGTATGCCTTGCCCCGCACCGCTCTAGCGCGGGCGGTAGCCCAGGGGCTAATGGCACAACTCCAAGCCGCTAACCCGCTAGAGGGCAAGATGTACGGGGTGTTGCTGGTACAGACGGCTGACAGGGAAACCCGAGTGCTCAAGGCGTTTTCTGGCCTCTGGCAGGGACGATCGCAGGTGGCCGGCTGGGTGCCGCCGATCGCAGGGCGAGAACAGGTGGCCCTGCAAGAGGCCCGTACCCTCGACCAGCTAGCGACGATTAAAGACCGTCTGCTAGGGTTGCAGCAGTTGCCCGATCGCAAAACCTACGCTCGGTTGCAGGACGAGCAAGCCCGCGATCGCACCCAGCTCAACCAAACTCACCGCGATCGCAAACAGACCCGCGATCGCCAGCGCCAAACTCTGGCCCACACCCTCACCGGAGCAGCGCTCACGGAGGCTCTAGCGGCTCTGGAGCAAGCTAGCCGGGGCGACAAAGCCGAGCTGCGGCAGTTTAAACAGCAGTGGCGCGATCGCCTCACCCCGCTAGAGACCAAAATTCAAGCTGCCGATGCCGAAATCGCCGCCCTCAAACAGCAGCGCCGCGATCTCTCCCGCCAGCTCCAGACTGAGATGCACGCCGCCTACCGCCTCACCAACTTTGCCGGCGAATCGGTTGCGCTTCAAACCCTGGCCCAGCGGGGCAACCTACCCACGGGCACAGGCGACTGCTGCGCCCCCAAACTGCTGCACGCAGCGGCTCAGCTTAGCCTCAAACCGCTGGCGATGGCCGAGTTTTGGTGGGGGCCAGCCCAGAGCGACAAACAGCCGGGCGAATTTTACGGGGCTTGCGCCGAGCGCTGTCAGCCGATCATGGGGTTTTTGCTGTCGGGGTTGTCGGCCCAGGTGTTGGCCTCAGCCGCCATTCCCGTAGGGGCGCAGCATGCTGCGCCCCTACAACCCCCGCAAACTGGGGGCATTCAACCGGGGCTTGAGATCACCGTTCTATACCAAGACCCGTGGATCATCGCGGTGGATAAACCAGCGGGGCTGCTGTCGGTGCCGGGTCGCTACTGCGATCGCGCCGACAGCGTCCTCGCCCGCCTGCGACTGACCCTGCCCCAAGATGCCTTTCTGCAACCCGTCCACCGCCTCGATCAAGATACCTCTGGGCTGCTGCTACTGGCCCTCGATGCCGACACCCACCGTCAGCTCAGCCAGCAGTTTGCCCAGCGCCAGGTGGCCAAAACCTACCAGGCGATCGTGATGGGGCAGGTCTCTAACTCGTCGGGGATTATTGACCTGCCGCTGTGGGGCGACCCGACCCAGCGCCCCCGGCAAGGGGTGAACTGGCAGCAGGGCAAACCCAGCCAAACCAAGTTTGAGGTGCTGGACTGCGAAAGGGAGCATACCCGCATCGCCTTTTACCCGTTGACGGGGCGCACCCATCAGCTACGGGTGCATGCGGCCCATCCCCAGGGGTTAAACGCGCCGATCTGGGGCGATCGCCTCTACGGCCAGGGCGCACCGGGGCAACGGCTACACCTCCATGCTCAATCGCTGCAATTTGTTCATCCTCATAGAAAGGATGCGATCGCCCTGAATTCCGCCGTACCGTTTTAG
- a CDS encoding helix-turn-helix domain-containing protein, producing MKKDRRPQESDSPIEELRIQRTNLSQAEFAVHCGIPLRTYQRWIAGATEAKLTPQQWKALMSVLNVQSVDEIPNDFAGSEGVPL from the coding sequence ATGAAAAAAGACCGACGCCCCCAGGAAAGCGATTCCCCCATTGAAGAACTCAGGATTCAGCGGACGAATCTGTCCCAAGCTGAGTTCGCGGTTCACTGTGGGATTCCGCTGCGGACGTATCAACGGTGGATTGCCGGGGCAACTGAGGCAAAGTTAACGCCCCAGCAGTGGAAGGCTCTAATGAGCGTTTTGAATGTTCAATCCGTTGATGAAATCCCCAACGATTTCGCAGGTAGCGAAGGGGTGCCTTTGTAG